From Kineosporia corallincola, one genomic window encodes:
- a CDS encoding ABC transporter permease encodes MPDLKIGQYGEDVIDWLTDHLDGFFDWLTTVLSHLLRWTYDIVAGLQPLPMTVVFGVIALVITRRIGLTVLLVVGLLLVDSMDLWYETMQSLATVLLATAVALLIGIPVGIWSAFNPVVRAIVAPVLDFMQTVPTFVYLLPTVLFFGIGAVPGMIATVVFAAPPAVRLTQLGIRQVDGETVEASAAFGASRWEVLREVQLPLAMPSIMAGVNQVIMLALSMVVVAGLVGGEGLGGIVVSAVQSLQIGASIEGGLAVVVLAIYLDRVSAALGGQGRGNPSWWPRRRSAEGLEQAQGQPAEARELAAAS; translated from the coding sequence ATGCCTGACCTCAAGATCGGCCAGTACGGTGAGGACGTCATCGACTGGCTCACCGACCATCTCGACGGGTTCTTCGACTGGCTCACCACGGTGCTGAGCCACCTGCTGCGCTGGACCTACGACATCGTGGCGGGCCTCCAGCCGCTGCCGATGACCGTGGTGTTCGGCGTGATCGCGCTGGTGATCACCCGGCGCATCGGCCTGACCGTGCTGCTCGTGGTGGGCCTGCTGCTGGTCGACTCGATGGACCTGTGGTACGAGACGATGCAGAGCCTGGCCACCGTGCTGCTGGCCACCGCGGTGGCGCTGCTGATCGGCATTCCGGTGGGCATCTGGTCGGCGTTCAACCCGGTGGTGCGGGCGATCGTCGCGCCGGTGCTCGACTTCATGCAGACCGTGCCGACTTTCGTGTACCTGCTGCCGACGGTGCTGTTCTTCGGCATCGGCGCGGTGCCGGGCATGATCGCCACGGTGGTGTTCGCGGCCCCGCCCGCGGTGCGCCTGACCCAGCTCGGTATCCGCCAGGTGGACGGCGAAACCGTGGAGGCTTCGGCCGCTTTCGGTGCCTCGCGCTGGGAGGTCCTGCGGGAGGTGCAGCTTCCGCTGGCCATGCCGTCGATCATGGCGGGTGTCAACCAGGTGATCATGCTGGCGCTGTCGATGGTCGTCGTCGCCGGTCTGGTCGGCGGTGAGGGCCTGGGCGGCATCGTGGTCTCGGCCGTGCAGAGCCTCCAGATCGGTGCCTCGATCGAGGGCGGTCTGGCCGTGGTCGTGCTGGCGATCTACCTCGACCGGGTCTCCGCCGCGCTCGGCGGTCAGGGCCGGGGCAACCCGTCCTGGTGGCCGAGGCGCCGGAGCGCCGAAGGGCTCGAGCAGGCCCA
- a CDS encoding quaternary amine ABC transporter ATP-binding protein: MIEGKGLSKAYGLSAGAAKRALADDDPAAAVAKAGGYLGAHDVNFTIETGEMFVVMGLSGSGKSTVLRMINRLNEPSAGELLIDGENIVGVPDSRLRQIRNQKIGMVFQHFSLFPHRTVLENAAYGLKVRGVSKSERFEKADAALNRVGLSGRGSKYPHELSGGMRQRVGLARALAVDPPILLMDEPFSALDPLIRRDMQDLLMQLQAEDRRTTVFVTHDLNEAMRIGDRIMVMRDGRVVQVGAGVEIVARPADDYVSEFVADVDRARVLTAADLVRPALLTFRVGEEPRAALTRLADNEATGAFVLEDDGHLLGVVTDTHLHDAITRGQKDLARAVTKDYHAVKPDAVIGDFMHLAGRQVVPVTVVDEGGKLAGVVPRAAILSSLSSVPEAREEAAVHA, translated from the coding sequence ATGATCGAGGGCAAAGGACTGAGCAAGGCCTACGGGCTGAGTGCCGGGGCGGCGAAAAGGGCTCTGGCGGACGATGATCCGGCCGCGGCGGTGGCGAAGGCCGGCGGCTACCTCGGCGCGCACGACGTGAACTTCACCATCGAGACCGGTGAGATGTTCGTCGTGATGGGCCTTTCCGGTTCGGGCAAGTCCACCGTGCTGCGCATGATCAACCGCCTCAACGAGCCGAGCGCCGGTGAGCTGCTGATCGACGGCGAGAACATCGTCGGGGTGCCCGATTCCCGGCTGCGGCAGATCCGGAACCAGAAGATCGGCATGGTCTTCCAGCACTTCTCGCTGTTCCCGCACCGCACGGTGCTGGAGAACGCGGCCTACGGGCTGAAGGTGCGTGGTGTGTCGAAGAGCGAGCGGTTCGAGAAGGCCGACGCCGCGCTGAACCGGGTGGGTCTGTCGGGCCGCGGCTCGAAGTACCCGCACGAGCTGTCGGGCGGTATGCGCCAGCGGGTCGGCCTGGCCCGGGCACTGGCTGTGGACCCGCCGATTCTGCTGATGGACGAGCCGTTCTCGGCCCTCGACCCGCTGATCCGCCGCGACATGCAAGACCTGCTCATGCAGTTGCAGGCCGAGGACCGGCGCACCACGGTGTTCGTCACGCACGATCTGAACGAGGCGATGCGGATCGGCGACCGGATCATGGTGATGCGCGACGGCAGGGTGGTGCAGGTCGGGGCCGGCGTCGAGATCGTCGCCCGGCCCGCCGACGACTACGTCAGCGAGTTCGTGGCCGACGTCGACCGGGCCCGGGTGCTCACCGCCGCCGACCTGGTGCGTCCCGCGCTGCTCACCTTCCGGGTGGGCGAGGAGCCGCGCGCGGCGCTCACCCGCCTGGCCGACAACGAGGCCACCGGCGCGTTCGTGCTGGAAGACGACGGGCACCTGCTCGGCGTGGTCACCGACACCCATCTGCACGACGCGATCACGCGAGGCCAGAAAGACCTGGCCCGGGCGGTCACCAAGGACTACCACGCGGTGAAGCCGGACGCCGTGATCGGTGACTTCATGCACCTGGCCGGCCGCCAGGTCGTGCCGGTCACCGTGGTGGACGAGGGCGGCAAGCTGGCCGGCGTCGTGCCCCGCGCGGCCATCCTGTCCAGTCTGTCGAGCGTTCCCGAGGCCCGCGAGGAGGCCGCCGTCCATGCCTGA
- a CDS encoding ABC transporter substrate-binding protein has protein sequence MAAVTAGCSSAEDKGDFALIGGGGGGEDGSESVTLIQQPWVDLQVENEISKQILEDLGYSVKVNEVSVELGAQAVSTGDADAYLGNWWPSQEPTYGDLIDSGDVVVDSTILEGTEYAPAVPGDVAQRLGISSLADLAEHGDEFGHKIYGIEAGSPGNETIQDAIDDDAYGLGDWKLVESGTAAMLAQVEKAEKAGDAIVFLGWSPHWMTVQFKATFLEDPDKVWGGAGTIRTVSRKGWSDDNPNIATFLKNLTFTTDEAGQFYYDHDKESKSLSDIAAAWIEANPDQVSAFLEGVKSSDGQDAESVIVK, from the coding sequence GTGGCGGCGGTGACCGCGGGCTGCTCCAGCGCCGAGGACAAGGGCGACTTCGCCCTGATCGGCGGCGGGGGCGGCGGTGAGGACGGCTCCGAGTCGGTCACGCTGATCCAGCAGCCCTGGGTCGACCTCCAGGTGGAGAACGAGATCAGCAAGCAGATCCTCGAGGACCTGGGCTACTCGGTGAAGGTCAACGAGGTCTCGGTGGAGCTCGGCGCGCAGGCCGTCTCGACCGGCGACGCCGACGCCTACCTGGGCAACTGGTGGCCCTCGCAGGAGCCCACCTACGGCGACCTGATCGACTCCGGCGACGTGGTGGTCGACAGCACCATCCTCGAGGGCACCGAGTACGCGCCCGCCGTGCCGGGTGACGTGGCGCAGCGGCTGGGCATCTCGTCGCTGGCCGACCTGGCCGAGCACGGTGACGAGTTCGGCCACAAGATCTACGGCATCGAGGCCGGCTCGCCGGGCAACGAGACGATCCAGGACGCGATCGACGACGACGCCTACGGCCTGGGCGACTGGAAGCTGGTCGAGAGCGGCACCGCGGCGATGCTCGCGCAGGTCGAGAAGGCGGAGAAGGCCGGGGACGCCATCGTGTTCCTGGGCTGGAGCCCGCACTGGATGACCGTGCAGTTCAAGGCCACGTTCCTGGAAGACCCGGACAAGGTCTGGGGCGGCGCGGGCACGATCCGCACGGTGTCGCGCAAGGGCTGGTCGGACGACAACCCGAACATCGCCACATTCCTGAAGAACCTCACGTTCACCACGGACGAGGCCGGGCAGTTCTACTACGACCACGACAAGGAGTCGAAGTCGCTGAGCGACATCGCGGCGGCGTGGATCGAGGCCAACCCGGACCAGGTGAGTGCCTTCCTCGAAGGCGTGAAATCCAGCGACGGACAGGACGCGGAGTCGGTGATCGTCAAATGA
- a CDS encoding LysR family transcriptional regulator, with protein sequence MDRRQLEYFLAVAECGSFTRAASALTIAQPSLSHAIGLLERELGSPLFERLGRGVRLTAAGQALLLPARRTVRSFQLAATAVRSVTDVGFGRLTIISNTLWAIEPLVQIIGRFRQAHPAVQFSVGDPVRRSEVLDAVRSGDADFGLIDGTPPAGLLDSHWLVEHRLVAVLPPEALPGRTTVSVSELVPLGLICTLRGTALRELLGAELEVAGESSDIAVETAHLASVIPLVLAGAGAALLPEGLAEDAARRGARVLPLLRPTVAAVHLIWRRRGLSSPGEHFRDLAATMFGES encoded by the coding sequence GTGGACCGTCGCCAGCTGGAGTACTTCCTCGCCGTCGCCGAGTGCGGGAGCTTCACCCGGGCCGCGTCGGCCCTGACGATCGCGCAGCCCAGCCTGTCGCACGCGATCGGGCTGCTGGAGCGCGAACTGGGTTCCCCGCTGTTCGAGCGACTGGGGCGCGGGGTGCGGCTCACCGCCGCCGGCCAGGCCCTGCTGCTGCCCGCCCGCCGCACGGTTCGCTCGTTCCAGCTGGCCGCGACCGCGGTGCGCAGCGTCACCGACGTCGGGTTCGGGCGGCTCACGATCATCTCGAACACCCTGTGGGCGATCGAGCCGCTGGTGCAGATCATCGGCCGGTTCCGGCAGGCCCACCCGGCGGTGCAGTTCAGTGTGGGTGACCCGGTGCGGCGGTCCGAGGTGCTGGACGCGGTCCGCTCGGGCGACGCCGACTTCGGGCTGATCGACGGCACGCCCCCGGCCGGGCTGCTCGACAGCCACTGGCTGGTGGAGCATCGGCTGGTGGCCGTGCTGCCGCCGGAGGCGCTGCCCGGCCGGACCACGGTGAGCGTGTCCGAGCTGGTGCCGCTGGGGCTGATCTGCACCCTGCGCGGCACCGCGCTGCGGGAACTGCTGGGGGCCGAGCTGGAGGTGGCGGGCGAGTCGTCGGATATCGCCGTGGAGACCGCGCACCTGGCCTCGGTGATCCCGCTGGTGCTGGCCGGGGCGGGTGCGGCGCTGCTGCCGGAGGGACTGGCCGAGGACGCCGCCCGGCGTGGGGCCCGGGTGCTGCCGCTGCTGCGGCCGACGGTGGCGGCGGTGCACCTGATCTGGCGGCGCCGCGGTCTCAGCAGTCCTGGGGAGCACTTTCGTGACCTCGCCGCGACCATGTTCGGCGAGTCATAG
- a CDS encoding DUF2500 domain-containing protein: protein MGDSTFLDDFGIFGVVVVGGMALILLLVVLGFATAVVKGLGQWTRNNNSPVEVVDAVLLTRRTEHRHSQDSSSTAYYVTFEHSAHRRTEFLVSGHQWGTLVEGDRGRLTFQGTRFQGFDRVPQDR, encoded by the coding sequence ATGGGCGACAGTACGTTCCTGGACGACTTCGGCATCTTCGGGGTGGTCGTGGTCGGTGGCATGGCCCTGATCCTGCTGCTCGTCGTGCTGGGGTTCGCGACGGCGGTCGTCAAGGGCCTGGGGCAGTGGACCCGCAACAACAACTCGCCGGTCGAGGTGGTCGACGCCGTGCTGCTGACCAGGCGCACCGAGCACCGGCACAGCCAGGACAGCTCCAGCACCGCCTACTACGTCACCTTCGAGCACTCCGCCCACCGTCGCACCGAGTTCCTGGTCAGCGGCCACCAATGGGGGACGCTGGTGGAGGGCGACCGCGGTCGTCTCACCTTCCAGGGCACCCGGTTCCAGGGGTTCGACCGGGTGCCCCAGGACCGGTGA